CCGGAGGGGCTCGGCGGGTACGCCCACGGGGCCACCGGGGTCGGCTGGGCGCTGTGTCGGCTCGCGACGGCCACCGGCCTGCCCCGCTTCGCGGCCGTCGCGGACGCCGCCCGCGGGTACGAGGAATCGCTGTTCGACCCGGTCGAGGGCGGTTGGCGGGACCTGCGGAACACCGGGATCACCGCGGCGGCCTGGTGCCATGGCGCGGTCGGGATCGGCCTGGCCGCCCTGGACAGCGCCCCGGCCCCGGACCGGATCGACCGGGGCCTGCTGCGCCGGGCGGCCGACGCCACCTGGGCGACCGGGCTCGGCTGGGGGCACAGCCTCTGCCACGGCGATCTCGGCGCGTGGGAGCTGCTCGACGCCGCCGTGGCGCACGGCGTCGGCCCGGCCGGCCTGGACCGGCGGACGCTGGCCGCCTGCGTGATCGGCGGGTTGGAGGAGCACGGGCCGGTCACCGGGCTGGCCCGGGAGGCGTTCTCGCCGGGGCTGATCAGCGGCGAGGGCGGGATCGCCTACCAGTTGCTGCGTATGCACCCCGACTGCGACCTGCCGTCGGTGCTGCTCCCCGGGGGTGGTACGCGCTGAACGACGACCGGGACGATCCACAGCTCGACGCCCCGTACTGGCGGCTGGACGACCCGGGGGACGACCGGGCCGGGCTCCTGCGCCGGACCCGTACCGCCGTCCGGCCGGTGTGGGACGTCGTCCGGGCGGCGGCGCCCCGCGCGGCGGCGGTCGTGCTGGTCGCGCACGTCCTCTCCGGTGTCGTGTCGGCCCTCGGGCTGCTGGCCACGACCGACGTGCTGGCCGGTCTGCTCGCCCCGGGCAGCGCCCGGCACCGGCTGGCCGCCGCTCTGCCCGCGCTCACCCTGGTCGTCGTCGCCCTGGTCGTCCGGGGCGCGTTGGACACGGTGGCCGAGTCGGCCCAGGCCCGGCTGGTGCCGACGGTGCGGCTGGTGGCCGAGGAACGTCTGGTCGACGCCGCCCTGCGGGCCGACCTGGCGGCCTTCGACGACCCGTCCTTCTACCACCGTCTGCACCGGGCCGGGGAACGCGGCCTGATGCGACTGGAGGAGTCGACGCAACACCTGCTGGCCCTGGTCGGCGCGGCCACCGCCATGGTCGCGGTCGCCGGTACCCTCGGCGTGCTGCATCCGGCGCTGCTGCCGGTGCTGTTACTGGCGGCGCTGCCGCAGGGCTGGGCGGTCCTGCGGTCCGCCCGACTGGAGTACGCGAGCCAGAGCCGCACGGTGACGCTGCAACGACGGATCGACATGGTCGGCGAACTGGCCGTCCGCCGGGAGTCCGCCGCCGAGATCCGGTCCCACCAGGCCGAGCCGCTGGTGCGGGCCGAGTACCGGCAGGCGGCCGGCAGGTTGCACGGGCACTGGGTGCGGCTCGGCGTCGCCCAGGCCCGGACCCGGGCGGTGGGGCGGGCCCTGGCCGGTGTCGGCCTGGCCGCGACGTACGCCGGGCTGGGCCTGCTGGTGCGCTCCGGCTGGGTGCCGCTGGCTGTCGCCGGGGCCGCCGCGATCGCCGTGCAGGTGGGGGCCAGCGCTCTGGCCCGCCTGATCGTGGCGGCCAACCACCTGGCCGAACAGGGCCTCTACATCGCCGACTACCAGGAGTTCCTGGCCGACGCGGCGAGCCGGGCCCGGCCGTCGACCGGCCGACCCGCGCCCGCCGTGCCGGCCCGCATCGACCTGCTCGGGGTCGGGTTCCGCTACCCGGGCAGCGAGGGGACGCCACCGGCCCTGCGTGGGATCGATCTGACCATCCGGGCCGGCGAGACCATCGCCCTGGTGGGGGAGAACGGCTCCGGCAAGACCACCCTGGCCAAGCTCCTCGGCGGACTGTACCGGCCCACCAGCGGCCGGATCACCTGGGACGGCACGGACCTCGCCGACCTCGACCCGACGAGTGTGGCCGACCGGGTGACGACCGTGTTGCAGGAACCGGTGCGCTGGCCGCTCAGCGCCCGGATGAACGTCCGGGTCGGCCGGCACGACCGGGTCGACCCGCACGACCACGCGTTGCTCGCCGCCGCCCGTCAGGCGCGGGCCGACGAGGTCGTCGACAGCCTGCCCCACGGGTGGCACACCGTGCTGTCCGCGTACTTCCTGGGTGGGCGGGACCTGTCCGGTGGGCAGTGGCAGCGCGTCGCCGTGGCCCGTGGCCTGTACCGGGACGCGCCGGTGCTCATCTGGGACGAGCCCACCGCGCCGCTGGACGCGCGGGCCGAGCACGCCGTGTACGAGTCGCTGCGCGAGCTCGCCGGGGGCCGTACCGTCGTGCTGATCACCCACCGGTTGGCCAGCGTCCGCCACGCGGACCGGATCTACCTGCTGCACGAGGGCCGCATCGTGGAACAGGGCACCCACCAGGAACTGCTCACCGCCGGCGGTCGTTACGCCGAGCTGCACGCCCTGCAGGACCGGCTCCGCGAGGTGGGCGCCTGACCGGCGGCCCGGACGGGTCGTCCCGGTGGCCGCCGGTGGACGACCACCGGGAGCGCCGGTCAGTTGGCCGGGAGGGGCGGCAGCTCGTAGAGGTACGCCGGCGCCCGGTACGACAGGTAGGTGCCCTTCGACCAACTGTGGAAGCTGTTGAGGTTGTCCGCCCGGCCGCCGCAGTCGGCGGTCCGGTAGCCGGGGACGACGTGGAAGCCGCCGCTCCAGCCGAGCGCCCAGGTCGCGTCGGCCGGGACGGGACGGCAGACGTCGTCCGGGGTGGCCTGCCGGCCGACCACCTCGGTCGGGTTGCTGGAGTAGAAGACGAGGCCCTGGTCGGGGTACTGGACCGGCTCACCGGCGGATGCCGGCGAGCCCGGCACGGTGACGGTCGACGTGGCGACCACGGCGGCGGCGACGCCTGCGGCGATCCGGGCGGCGACGCCTGCGGCGATCCGGGTGGCGGGTCCGGGCATGGCTGTCCTTCCGGGGCGGTGTGCGGGGAAGGGGAGGATGTGATCCCGAGCCGGGATCATGGTCACCTCTGTCTATGCCAACGATCCATCGGGATGGTTTCGCTGTCAACTGATCGAGGCGGGTCCGCGCCGGGTCGATCTGGTCGAGCAGGGCGCGGTGGGGCCCGGCGAGCCGCTTCGGTTGATGGTCCGCAGGAGCAGCGGTACGATCACCTCGTGATCTACTGACACCATGCCCCGCTCGTGCCGGTGGCGCTCCCTGCTCTGGTCAGGGGCGCTCGCGCGGGCATCCGGATCCGAATCGCCTTTCAGGTTCGATCTCTTCTGGTGGCAGGTGTCCTGTGTCAGACAGTGTCTTTCTGTGCGCCCGTGACGTGGCGAAATCCTATGGTGACCGGCAGGTGTTCGACGGGACGTCCCTCTCCGCGTCCCCGGGCCAGCGCATCGGCCTGGTGGGGGAGAACGGCGTCGGCAAGTCGACGCTGCTGCGGCTGCTGGCCGGGGTGGAGGAGCCCGACGCCGGCGAGGTGCGACGCCCGGCCGACTGCGGCTTCCTGTGGCAGGAGTCGCCGTTCGCGCCGGACGCGACGGTGCAGGACGTCGTCGACGACTCGCTCGCCGAGCTGCGGGCCGCCCGGACCAGGCTGGACCAGCTCACCGCAGAGCTGGAGCGACGGCCGGACGACGCCGACGTGCTCGCCGCCTACGGCGACCAGATCGAGTGGGCGCAGGACCACGACCTCTGGGACGCCGACCGTCGGGCCGAGCTCGTGCTGGCCGGGCTCGGGCTGGCCGCCACGGATCGGTCGCGACCGCTCGCGACGCTCTCCGGAGGCCAACGTTCCCGGCTGGGTCTGGCCGGGCTGCTGATCCGGCAACCGCGGGCGATGTTGCTGGACGAGCCGACGAACCACCTCGACGACGAGGCGGTCGGTTTCCTGGAGGAGCGGTTGCGGGGGCTGCCCGGGGTGGTCGTCGTCGCCTCGCACGACCGGGTGTTCCTGGACGAGGTCTGCACCGACATCGTCGACCTGGACCCGACCCGCGGCACGGCGAGCCGCTACGGTGGCGCGTACACCGAGTACCTGCGGGCCAAACGCCGGGAGCGGATCCGCTGGCAGGAGCAGTACGCGGCCGAGCAGGTACAGCTCGACGAGCTGCGCGAGGCGGTGCGGACCACGGCGCGGGCGGTCAACCACGCGCGGACCATCAGGGACAACAACAAGGTCGGGTACGACCGGCACGGTGGCCGGGTGCAGAAGCAGGTTTCCCGACGGGTGCGCGACGCCCGGCAACGCCTGGACGAGTTGACCCGCGACCAGGTGCGCGAACCCCCGAACCCGCTGGCTTTCGCGGCGACGCTCACCGGCAGCCCGGCAGACGACCGGGTCGCGGTGTCGCTGTCCGGGGTGGCGGTGGCCGGGCGGCTGAACGTCGACCGTCTCGACGTCTCCACATCGGAGCGGCTGCTGGTCACCGGCCCGAACGGCGCCGGCAAGTCCACCCTGCTGCGGGTGATCGCCGGTCGTCTCGTGCCGGACGCCGGAGCGGTGCTGCGGGCCGGCGGCGTCCGCATCGGCCTGTTGGAGCAGGAGGTGCGCTTCCCCGACGACGAACAGACCCCGCGGCAGGTCTACGACGCGGCGGCCGGACCCGACCCGGTGTCGTTGGCGCAACTCGGTCTGCTGGCCCCGCGCGACGTGGACCGCCCGCTCGGCCGCCTCTCCGTCGGGCAGCGACGGCGGCTGGCGCTCGCGCTGCTGGTGGCCACGCCACCGGACGTGCTGCTGCTCGACGAACCGACCAACCACCTGTCGCTGAGCCTGGTCGAGGAGCTGGAGGACGCGCTGCGGACGGCGCCCGGCGCGGTCGTCGTCGCCTCGCACGACCGCTGGCTGCGGCGCGGCTGGAAGGGCGCCGAGCTCTCCCTGTTGAACGGCGCGATCGTCTGAATGAGGTGTCCCATGTCAGCTCAGCTCACGTTGCGGGCCGTCAGCAAGTCCTTCGCCCACCGCCGCGTGTTCGACGCCGTCTCCTGCGCCGTCCGGCCCGGCGAGCGGGTCGGCATCGTGGGGGAGAACGGCGTCGGCAAGTCCACGCTCCTGCGGATGATCGCCGGCCGCGACGATCCGGACGACGGCGAGATCATCGTGACGGCGGCCGGCGGCGTGGGGCACCTGGGCCAGGTGGTCGACCTGCCGGACGACTCGACCGTCGGCGACGCGATCGACGCCGCGCTCGGCGAGATCCGCGAGCTGGGGCGGCGGATCGCCGCCGCCGAGCGGGAGCTCGGGTCCGCCACCGACGAGCGGATGGCCGAGTACGGCGCGCTGCGGACGGCCTTCGAACTGCGGGACGGGTACCGGGCCGACGCCAAGGTCCAGGCGGCGATGTCCAGACTCGGCGTCGGCGACCTCGACCGGGATCGTCGGCTCGGCACGCTGTCCGGTGGTCAGCTCGCCCGGCTCGCGCTGGCCGGCGTGCTCTCCGCCGAGCCGGAGCTGCTGCTGCTCGACGAGCCGACGAACGACCTCGACCAGGAGGCGGTGGCCTGGCTGGAGGGCCGGTTGCGTGGCCACCACGGCACGGTCGTCGTGGTCACCCACGACCGGCTGCTGCTGGAGCGGGTCGCGACCGCGATCGTCGAGGTCGACGGCGACCGGCGCACGGTGCGCCGGTACGGCGACGGCTACGCCGGCTATCTCGCCGAGAGGCGCGCCGCCCGGCAGCGCTGGGAGCAGGCGTACGCGGAGTGGGTGGGTGAGGTCGAGCGTTGGACGGAGTGGGGCGCGACCACCGCCTACCGGGTGGCCCCCGGTCGCGCCATCAGGGACCACAACAAGTGCAAGTACAACGGTGACGGCAGACGGGTGCAGGAGTCCATCTCCACCCGGGTGCGCAGCGCGGCCGAGCGACTCGGGCGGTTGCGGGCCGAGCCGGTGCCCGAGCCGCCCGAGCCGCTGCGCCTGCACGCTCCGCTGGACGCCGACGGCCTCGACGGACCGGTGCTGGAACTGCGCGACGTACGGGTCGACGGCCGGCTCGACGTCGACGAGCTGGTGTTGTCCGCCGGCCAGCGGCTGCTGGTGTCGGGTCCCAACGGGGCGGGCAAGTCCACGTTGCTGGAGGTGGCGTCGGGCCGGCTGCGCCCGGACCGGGGCGCCGTCGTACGCCACGGCCGGATCGGATACCTGCCGCAGGACGTCCCGCCGCCCCGGCCGGACGTCAGTCTCCTGACCGCGTTCAGCCAGGGTCGGGTGGGCGCCCCGGAGGAGCACCGGGAACGTCTGCGGTCGATGGGTTTGTTCCGGCCGGACGACTTCCGTACGCCGGTCGGCGCGCTGTCGGTCGGGCAACGGCGTCGGCTCGCGCTGGCCCGCCTGCTGGACCGGGACGCCGACCTCCTGCTGCTCGACGAGCCGACGAACCACCTGTCCCTGACGCTGGTGGAGGAGTTCGAGGCCGCGCTGGAGGGCTACCCCGGCGCGGTCGTCGTGGTCTCGCACGACCGGATGCTGCGCCAGCGGTGGCGGGGCGGCGAGCTCACCCTGCGCTCCGGGCGGCTGAGCCGCCGGACGGCGTAGCCACCACCCGCCCGACCAGCACCGGGTCACCTCGGCCCGGTGCTGGTCGTGACGTTCCCTTCCAGCCTGCCCGGCGGCGTCTCAGCGCAGGGCCACCGGCGGCCTCGCAGGGTCAGCAGCGGTTGGCGACGCAGAGCGGCAGGTCCGGGCTGTCGCCGGGAAGCGGCGGGTCAGGGGCGCCCGGCAGCGGTGTGGGGTTGCCTGGCGTGGGGCCGCCGGCCGCGCCGTTGTTGAACCAGGCGCGGATGCCGCCCTGATCGTCGAGGACGAGGTAGTCGGCCCGGCGATCGCCGTTGATCTCGGCGAGTTCCACCCGGTCACCCGGGTAGCCGGCGCCCGAGGCGACCTCGCCGAGCGACAGCCAGGCCGAGCCGGGTCCGCCCCGGTTGTTGAGCCAGGCCCGGATCTGCCCGCGCCCACCGATGACCAGGTAGTCGTCGCGGCGGTCGCCGTCGAGGTCGGCGAAGGTGACGGTGTTCCCGGCCGCGCCGACGCCGGCGGCGATCTCGCCCTGGGCCGCCCAGGTGACGGCGCTGCCGACGCCGGTGTTGAGCCAGGCCTGGACCTGGCCGAGGTCGCCGACGAGCAGGTAGTCGTCGCGTCCGTCGCCGTTGACGTCGGCGAAGCGCACCTGGCTCCGGGGGCCGGCGCCGGTGGCGACCTGACCCGACGACGTCCAGGCCACGGCGTCGCCGGTTCCCGTGTTCCGCCACAGCCGGATCTGTCCCTGGTCGCCGACGAGCAGGTAGTCGTCGCGTCCGTCGCCGTCGAGGTCGGCGAAGCGCACCTGCTCACGTGGGCCGGCGCCGGTGGCGACCTCACCACGCCAGTTCCAGCCGACCCGGCCACCGTCGCGCACGTTGAGCCAGGCCCGCACCTGGCCCTGCTCACCGACCGCGAGGTAGTCGTCGCGTCCGTCGCCGTTGAGGTCGGCCAGCCGTACCTGCTCCCGGCCGACGCCGCTGGTCGCGATCAGGCCCTGCCAGTCCCACGGGTCGGGGCGACCGTACCGGTCGTTGAGCCAGGCGCGGACCTGCCCCTGCTCGCCGACGACGAGGTAGTCGTCGCGGCCGTCGCCGTTGACGTCGGCCAGGGCGAGCTCGGCGCTCGTCGCGCCGACGCCGCCGGCGACGTCACCCTGATAGATCCACGGTCGCTCGGATCCGACGTCGTTCAGCCAGCCACGGATCTGCGCCTGGTCGCTGACGGTCAGGTAGTCGTCGCGGCCGTCGCCGTCGAGGTCGGCGAACCGGACGCGGTCCCGGGTCGAGCCCACCCCGGTGGCGACCTCGCCCTGGTAACTCCACCCCGGGCCGCCGGCGCCGTACGCGTTCAGCCAGGCTTTCACCTGGCCCTGGTCACCGACGACGAGGTAGTCCACCCGACCGTCCACGTCGATGTCGGCGAAGCGCACCTGGTCGCGGGTCGCGCCGACCCCGGGG
The sequence above is a segment of the Micromonospora sp. WMMD882 genome. Coding sequences within it:
- a CDS encoding ABC-F family ATP-binding cassette domain-containing protein, which produces MSAQLTLRAVSKSFAHRRVFDAVSCAVRPGERVGIVGENGVGKSTLLRMIAGRDDPDDGEIIVTAAGGVGHLGQVVDLPDDSTVGDAIDAALGEIRELGRRIAAAERELGSATDERMAEYGALRTAFELRDGYRADAKVQAAMSRLGVGDLDRDRRLGTLSGGQLARLALAGVLSAEPELLLLDEPTNDLDQEAVAWLEGRLRGHHGTVVVVTHDRLLLERVATAIVEVDGDRRTVRRYGDGYAGYLAERRAARQRWEQAYAEWVGEVERWTEWGATTAYRVAPGRAIRDHNKCKYNGDGRRVQESISTRVRSAAERLGRLRAEPVPEPPEPLRLHAPLDADGLDGPVLELRDVRVDGRLDVDELVLSAGQRLLVSGPNGAGKSTLLEVASGRLRPDRGAVVRHGRIGYLPQDVPPPRPDVSLLTAFSQGRVGAPEEHRERLRSMGLFRPDDFRTPVGALSVGQRRRLALARLLDRDADLLLLDEPTNHLSLTLVEEFEAALEGYPGAVVVVSHDRMLRQRWRGGELTLRSGRLSRRTA
- a CDS encoding ABC-F family ATP-binding cassette domain-containing protein; translation: MAKSYGDRQVFDGTSLSASPGQRIGLVGENGVGKSTLLRLLAGVEEPDAGEVRRPADCGFLWQESPFAPDATVQDVVDDSLAELRAARTRLDQLTAELERRPDDADVLAAYGDQIEWAQDHDLWDADRRAELVLAGLGLAATDRSRPLATLSGGQRSRLGLAGLLIRQPRAMLLDEPTNHLDDEAVGFLEERLRGLPGVVVVASHDRVFLDEVCTDIVDLDPTRGTASRYGGAYTEYLRAKRRERIRWQEQYAAEQVQLDELREAVRTTARAVNHARTIRDNNKVGYDRHGGRVQKQVSRRVRDARQRLDELTRDQVREPPNPLAFAATLTGSPADDRVAVSLSGVAVAGRLNVDRLDVSTSERLLVTGPNGAGKSTLLRVIAGRLVPDAGAVLRAGGVRIGLLEQEVRFPDDEQTPRQVYDAAAGPDPVSLAQLGLLAPRDVDRPLGRLSVGQRRRLALALLVATPPDVLLLDEPTNHLSLSLVEELEDALRTAPGAVVVASHDRWLRRGWKGAELSLLNGAIV
- a CDS encoding ATP-binding cassette domain-containing protein encodes the protein MWDVVRAAAPRAAAVVLVAHVLSGVVSALGLLATTDVLAGLLAPGSARHRLAAALPALTLVVVALVVRGALDTVAESAQARLVPTVRLVAEERLVDAALRADLAAFDDPSFYHRLHRAGERGLMRLEESTQHLLALVGAATAMVAVAGTLGVLHPALLPVLLLAALPQGWAVLRSARLEYASQSRTVTLQRRIDMVGELAVRRESAAEIRSHQAEPLVRAEYRQAAGRLHGHWVRLGVAQARTRAVGRALAGVGLAATYAGLGLLVRSGWVPLAVAGAAAIAVQVGASALARLIVAANHLAEQGLYIADYQEFLADAASRARPSTGRPAPAVPARIDLLGVGFRYPGSEGTPPALRGIDLTIRAGETIALVGENGSGKTTLAKLLGGLYRPTSGRITWDGTDLADLDPTSVADRVTTVLQEPVRWPLSARMNVRVGRHDRVDPHDHALLAAARQARADEVVDSLPHGWHTVLSAYFLGGRDLSGGQWQRVAVARGLYRDAPVLIWDEPTAPLDARAEHAVYESLRELAGGRTVVLITHRLASVRHADRIYLLHEGRIVEQGTHQELLTAGGRYAELHALQDRLREVGA